The window CACTTATTCTTGAACGGTTTGTCATCGTACCATCGGGAATGTCAGGAAGCTCTGCTGTGGCGGATGTCGCCAGTGACGCACTTGGAACGTTTATAGTACTTTCTTCCACTAAAACTGCGTCCGCACGTGGAGGTATTGCATTCCTGATGATCTCACAAGTATCATCCCCATAATATCCGATAGCGCATCCCCTGATTTCAGGAATATTGTCAATTGCCCTGATGATTGCCTCCCGTCTTGCTCCAAAGATCATAATACGATAAATTGAAATTATTTAAATTAATTGATCATTACCATCGCACCTTTAACCTCTGTCATCGTTGTCCCCTGAACAGATACCATTGTTCCTTTCATTTCTGCTTTCACTGTTCCTTGTAAGGACAGATTCATGGTCGCTGAAATCTTCGTGTCCATCATTGAACTGGTAGTAAGCTTGTCCATAGTGGAAACCTTAAACTCTTTCATGGAATCCTGCTTCATGGAATCTTGCGTACTGAGAGACATTGCTTTCGTTGATTTGAGATTCAACTCACCACCAGCCTGTATATTTATGTTGTTGTCAGCTTTGATGTCAATTTCCGACGATTTAATCAGAATCTTCTTTTTGGATTTTAATTCGATTGTGTCGTCACCTTTTAAAATCAATACACTTCCTTTTGCATCCTGAATGGTAATACTGCCATCCTTATCATTCATGATGATGGTATTTCCACTTCTGGTTTTTAAGGATTTGATATCGTTGTTGTCATCACCTAATCCGGATTTAGCGGCACCGGTATACAAAGAGCCTACAATAAAAGGTTTGTCAACATCTCCGCCTTCGAAATCCACCATTACATCCTCGCCAATTTCAGGAATAAAATGCCATCCCTTTCCTTTTCCGCTATGTGGGGTGGCAATTCTTACCCATGGAGAAATTTCAGACCATGAAAATTTTATTTTTACACGATCCAGTTTGTCACTGTCCTTGTTATCCTTTACAATTGCAGGTTGCATTTCTCCTTTTCTGAAAACATGAGGATTTGTATAAGGAGGAACTTCAACTTTTGCAGGAATCGCAGTGAAACTGTTACTGTAGTTTCCCAGTCGGGCTGAACTGTGTGTTACCGAAAGGACAATATATTCAGGGCTGTTACCACCGGAACTAATTTTAAACCGATGGCCTGGTTTTAATTCCGCCTTACTGCTTTGACCCCGCACAGTAAGTGCTCTTGCCGTTGCCGCTTTACTGTCAAGGTCCTTGGTGATGTCTAGCTGTTTTTTGTTTACAACATTCAACAAATGCACTCTTCGGTTCGGATCAGTTCTTGCAAAGAGGCTTTTGGATTTTGATAATGCAGGCTGTGAAAAACCATCCCCGGATTTCAATGCCGCCATATCGCCTTCAATTTTTTCACCCTTGTGCGCGTCAGTGCCGCTGTATGAAAACTTATTCGGTTGGAGGTTGGCCTGATATGTAATGTGTTGGATGTCCACTCCATTCTGTAAAGTCAGACCGCTGTTTTTTGTTTTTCCGAAATTTAATTTTTCTCCATCATAATAAAACCACTCACCGAAACGTGTAGCCAGCCTGGAGATAAATTGAAAATCGGTTTCATTGTATTGAGCAATGTAATGCTGTTCGTCTTTATTTTCCGGATCAGCAGTAACATTAACGCCACTGTCGCCACACGATTTTTTTACAATCTGATCCAGTGGTTTTTTATAATAAGAAGTTGAACGTGGTGCATCTTCAAGCAGTATTGTATGACTCTGCCCGGAAATATGGAAAACATGACTATCATCCCGATCTTCAATACTGATTTCGGTAATTATCCCTTTGAATTTATTTTGTCCCATGGTTATGGAAACTTCCTTGCTTATGAAATTCATGACCTGAGTCTGGATATCAGAATTCGACATGAAATCCTTGTATTTCCATTGGAAGCTGAAATGATGATGTTTTGCAACGGATTGCTCCAGGACGAGATTGTTGAAGATCACTTCCTCATCAGCGATTTGAATTTTAACTTCCGGGGCATTCAGATAGGTAGTCATTTCTGGAAAATTTCAGGTGATTAATTTTTTATTGGAATGAATAGTGCTACTCGTTTGTAGGCCATAAATTTCGGTGTTCAACCACAGTGCCACCTGAGCTCGATGTACTGGTGATCGTGAGTTGGTTCGCGGAAATGATCACACGTTCAACCATAGCATTATCTCCGAAATTGCTAAAGCTGTCAACATAAGAGACCATGAAAGCTGTTTTGAATTCTATTTCTTTCAATCGCTGTTCGCCATCACGCTGGTAGAAGGTGATCTTCCCGTCTTTCACCATTGTTGGATCAAGTGTCCACTGGGCAAGCGAAAGATCTCCTGTGGATTCTACCTCCAGTTCAACTGTTCCACCGTGTACACGGGAACTTGGAAGTCCGGATGAATCAGTGGGCTGCTGAAAAGCATAGCGACAACTAAAGACCCTCCAGGTTTTTCCTTCTATGGTTAATGTGGCTTTAAATGACATGGCTCTTGATTTATTTAGTTAGTGTTATTGTTGAATTCTTGAATCAAAGATATAGGCGATGAAACCCTTCGTCAACTACCCAAAAGGGTGGAACATTCCCAGCTTATTTTTCCTTTCCAGACAATGGAACGGTAACTTCTCCTTTGGGATGATTCGTTACTTTGACAATAAATTTTGACAGCTCTCCACAATTCGGGCTGATTCCATTCTGTCTGATGAAAGAAGAAATCAATCCGCCTTGCGAAGAATTTTGTCGAGCAGGAATATGCCCGATAGCAGTGCTGCGTCCACCTTCCAGTGTGCATGCAAATGGATATTCGTCACGACTAAGTATACGTGGGACCTGGCTAGTTGTATTTCCATCGACGATCGTCATTGCCTCTTTTCTTCTCCCGGGATCAGAACCGGCATAAGTTAGTATTTGAGGATGTTCTGACATTTGTGCATGCCAGATGTTGTCGGCAAGATCAGGATATTGCAAATAATTAATTTCAAGTACAGGGTATTTTCCAGAGTTTTTCATAGGTCGTTTTAAAATTTGATTAAATAAAAAGAAACAGAATTTGATTTATTTTCATCTGAATGATTGGTTTGAGGAAATTCAATTCTCAAAAGATGCTTGTGGTCCATTAATGCAAAACAGGACTTTCGATTGAATATCTCAGGACGATAGTATTGCAGTAATTATTCTCATTTAAAAAACCAAAGCTAAGTGTGTTGTTTTTGCCATCGATTCGGTAATAGGTTGTTTGTTCTCCCATTTGCCCCGGACGAGGAGGAACAACCTGAATTGAATCTCCGAAATGTTCTTTGACATAGGCCCTGGTATAACGATTGTCTTTTGTAAGTTCGAAAATAACGAGACATTCTTTGATCGCTTTTGAATCCGCTATCGGAAGACGCAATTCTAATCCGCTGAACGGAAATTCCGATTTGTCTGAATGCCAAGAATAGACGGTAAAAAAGGCGTTTGATGTAATTGAGTCAACTTCTGTTTTCAGCGTCAGCAACTCTTCAATCTTTTCAATATCGCCGGAGCGATTCACTATCAATTTTTGAATAATCTGTTCCATTTCGTTATCGGGTAGTTGGCCTTTAATGTTGCTGAACGGTAGGGTGGTGGTCATGAGAATAGCAATTATGAAAGAGAGGTTCATGGTTTTACATTCTTGTCATAATAATCATTATAAGGCTTAGAGTAATATTCCCTATATGTTTGACCGGGTGCGGTACTGGGATGTTCTCCGTCAGCGAATATATCCGCAATCTCCTGACGTGATTTTTCTCTGTCACCGTTAACCTCGTAATCATCGTATGCTTTTTGATAATCATCCGATTTGGATCCGGCAATACCGATATCATCACCTCCATTTGTATTAATCTCATCCCTAACCTGTGCATTAGTGAGAGTGGCTTCACCTTCATCCTTCAAACCCGAATTTGCATTTTTACTTGCATAATCTGCCTTGGAAAGTTTACCGGGTGGAACGTATGGATCAGGAGTATACATTGCGTGTCCTGATTCATGTGCGAGAGACTGGGTCATTTGTACTCCGTCAGTATTGTTGGGGTCCAATACTATTTCTGATTTCGTGCGGTCGGCAAATGTGCCTTTACCGGGAGTGCCATATTTAAAAACCCATCCTTTACTTTGTAATGAAACCAAATTGTTGGCAAGGGTCGGGGACATTAAAACCAATTCCTGAACTTTTGGATTTGCCAGAGGGTTAGGTGGATTGTTGATCGCATCCATAAGCATGGCAATCAATACAGGTAAAATGGCCGGTGGAATCGAAGCAGCGCCAGGTCCCATTTCGCCGATCATTACAGTTGGAAGTCCGACAACAATAGATCCGCCGTGTGCAGTCATATCACCCATTCGGGCCGCTGGCTGTTTACCGATCATTACTCCCATACTACCGAGAATGATAC of the Bacteroidota bacterium genome contains:
- the vgrG gene encoding type VI secretion system tip protein VgrG; amino-acid sequence: MTTYLNAPEVKIQIADEEVIFNNLVLEQSVAKHHHFSFQWKYKDFMSNSDIQTQVMNFISKEVSITMGQNKFKGIITEISIEDRDDSHVFHISGQSHTILLEDAPRSTSYYKKPLDQIVKKSCGDSGVNVTADPENKDEQHYIAQYNETDFQFISRLATRFGEWFYYDGEKLNFGKTKNSGLTLQNGVDIQHITYQANLQPNKFSYSGTDAHKGEKIEGDMAALKSGDGFSQPALSKSKSLFARTDPNRRVHLLNVVNKKQLDITKDLDSKAATARALTVRGQSSKAELKPGHRFKISSGGNSPEYIVLSVTHSSARLGNYSNSFTAIPAKVEVPPYTNPHVFRKGEMQPAIVKDNKDSDKLDRVKIKFSWSEISPWVRIATPHSGKGKGWHFIPEIGEDVMVDFEGGDVDKPFIVGSLYTGAAKSGLGDDNNDIKSLKTRSGNTIIMNDKDGSITIQDAKGSVLILKGDDTIELKSKKKILIKSSEIDIKADNNINIQAGGELNLKSTKAMSLSTQDSMKQDSMKEFKVSTMDKLTTSSMMDTKISATMNLSLQGTVKAEMKGTMVSVQGTTMTEVKGAMVMIN
- a CDS encoding PAAR domain-containing protein yields the protein MGKPAARVGDMHVCPMVTPGVPPIPHVGGPIMPPGKPNVMIGGVFAATMGSMCVCTGPPDSIILGSMGVMIGKQPAARMGDMTAHGGSIVVGLPTVMIGEMGPGAASIPPAILPVLIAMLMDAINNPPNPLANPKVQELVLMSPTLANNLVSLQSKGWVFKYGTPGKGTFADRTKSEIVLDPNNTDGVQMTQSLAHESGHAMYTPDPYVPPGKLSKADYASKNANSGLKDEGEATLTNAQVRDEINTNGGDDIGIAGSKSDDYQKAYDDYEVNGDREKSRQEIADIFADGEHPSTAPGQTYREYYSKPYNDYYDKNVKP
- a CDS encoding phage tail protein, with amino-acid sequence MSFKATLTIEGKTWRVFSCRYAFQQPTDSSGLPSSRVHGGTVELEVESTGDLSLAQWTLDPTMVKDGKITFYQRDGEQRLKEIEFKTAFMVSYVDSFSNFGDNAMVERVIISANQLTITSTSSSGGTVVEHRNLWPTNE